Proteins encoded within one genomic window of Bos indicus x Bos taurus breed Angus x Brahman F1 hybrid chromosome 18, Bos_hybrid_MaternalHap_v2.0, whole genome shotgun sequence:
- the LOC113875814 gene encoding vomeronasal type-1 receptor 4-like, translating into MSLRGHSDLLSTSVHKEALRNAGEAAVKTIFLLQVVVGALGNAILFSRSISPALLGHKQRPTQMVLPHLAMANLLVLLSPGIPHIMAAFVSRKSLSSLGCKFVYYIQRMALSTALCSTSVLSTYQSFTLTPRRLEWVMLRGRAPKFIGPSCCTCWILSLLMYIPVPLKITGPQDTHNYTDSQGNWFCSISGTVTSFGYLWFISDAVFLTLMVWSSGSMVLLLLRHCQRVQYIHTPTGHHRCPPETRAAHTILMLVVTFIIVYILNSTFSFYLTVLVEFRLWLMQTSDVLASCFPTVSPFLLLLRDPKTPRICYGVNRNNA; encoded by the exons ATGTCTCTAAGGG GCCACTCTGACCTCCTCTCCACGTCTGTTCACAAAGAAGCCCTGAGAAACGCAGGGGAGGCGGCTGTGAAAACCATCTTTCTGCTCCAGGTGGTGGTTGGGGCTCTGGGCAATGCCATCCTTTTCTCCCGCAGCATCTCTCCAGCCTTGCTGGGCCACAAGCAGAGACCCACACAGATGGTTCTGCCACATTTGGCCATGGCCAACCTCCTGGTTCTTCTCTCCCCTGGCATTCCCCACATAATGGCAGCTTTTGTGTCAAGGAAGTCCCTGTCCAGCCTTGGGTGTAAGTTTGTGTATTATATACAGAGGATGGCTCTCAGCACTGCCCTGTGCTCCACTTCTGTCCTGAGCACCTATCAGTCCTTCACTCTCACCCCgaggagactggagtgggtgatgcTCAGAGGAAGAGCCCCCAAGTTCATTGGTCCTTCCTGCTGCACCTGCTGGATTCTCAGTCTCTTAATGTACATCCCTGTTCCTCTGAAAATCACTGGTCCTCAGGACACACACAACTATACTGATTCCCAAGGCAATTGGTTCTGCTCAATCTCAGGTACTGTCACAAGCTTTGGCTACTTGTGGTTCATTTCTGATGCCGTGTTTCTTACCCTCATGGTCTGGTCCAGTGGCTCCATGGTGCTTCTCCTGCTCAGACACTGCCAGAGGGTGCAGTATATTCACACCCCCACTGGGCACCACAGATGCCCCCCGGAGACCAGAGCCGCCCACACCATCCTGATGCTGGTGGTCACCTTCATCATTGTTTACATACTGaattccactttttctttttatctcactGTTCTTGTAGAGTTTCGTCTGTGGTTGATGCAGACTTCTGATGTCTTGGCCTCATGTTTTCCAACTGTTTCCCCCTTTCTGCTGCTCCTAAGGGATCCTAAAACCCCTAGGATCTGCTATGGAGTCAATAGAAATAATGCTTAA